The genomic interval GGCAACACTGGTTTTTTTATATTCTATTTCTGAAGCAGCAGAGGGTTATGCTGGTGAAAGGGCGCGACATGCTATCAGAGTATTGATGGAACTTGCCCCAAAATCCGCATTAGTCCGACGTAATAATAGCGAGTTCCTAATACCTTTAGAAGACATTCAAATTGGAGATGAGTTTATTGTTCGTCCTGGTGAAAGCATCGCTACAGATGGAGAGGTCATATCTGGACATTCTAGTGTAAACCAAGCGCCTATCACGGGTGAATCAATTCCTGTTGAGAAATTTGTGGGAAATAAAGTATTTTCTGCAACTATTAACGGCGAGGGGACTCTTACTATTCGCGCTACCAAAAAATTTGCTGAGAACACGTTATCTCGTATTATTTTTCTTGTTGAAAAAGCACAGGATAAAAAAGGTCGCAGTCAACGATTTATAGAGCGTTTTGGCAATCTCTACAGTCCATTCGTTCTTTTAGCAGGGGTACTAATAGCTACCCTACCTCCTCTATTTGGGCTGCATTGGCAAGAATGGGTGCTACGTGCAACGGTGTTTATTGTTGCAGCTGCACCATGTGCTTTAGTAATTTCTATCCCAATTACCCTTGTAGCTGCTCTTGGTACAGCCAGTCGAAACGGAATATTACTTAAGGGTGGGATATATTTAGAAAAATTGGTTCAAATAAAGGTTATTGCGCTTGATAAAACAGGAACCTTAACACAAGGACAACCCAAGGTCACCGATATCATTTCGTTAAATAATTATACTCAGAACCAAATATTAAATGTAGCTGCCACCCTTGAATCGCGTTCCCAGCATCCACTGGCACATGCCATTTTACAACAAGCAAAGGCAGAAAGTGTTGCATATAAACCTGTTGAACATTTTAAGTCATTGACTGGTTCAGGGGTTCAGGGTTTTATAAATGGAGAACAATTTTATATTGGCAATCCAAAATTATTTATTGATATGGGTCTATTGGTAGAAACTGTAATTCAAGAAATAAATAAATTACAGACCGTTGGAAAGACTGTCGTATTAGTAGGAACAGATAAGGAAATTCTCGGTTTAATTGCAATTACTGATCCTCTAAGATCTACAGCAAGGCAGATGGTATCGTCCCTAAAATTGATGGGTATTGAGCGTGTTGTTATGCTCACTGGAGATAACTCGATAACTGCCGCGTCAATTGGAGTTCAAGCAGGTGTAGATGAAGTATTCTCTGATTTATCACCAGAAGATAAGACACGAAAAATTGAGGAACTGGAAAGACGTTACGGTAAGGTAATGATGGTTGGCGATGGAGTAAATGATGCTCCAGCACTTGCAGCAGCACATGTAGGAGTTGCAATGGGCGCCGCTGGAACCGATGTTGCATTAGAAACTGCGGATGTAGCATTAATGGGTGATAATTTATTAAAATTACCTTATCTCATCGAGTTTAGTCATCGAACCTGGAATATAATTTTACAAAATTTAGGACTATCTATAATTGTTATTAGCTCTCTTATTGTCGGGGCGGTAACTGGCTATTTTACGTTGCCAATAGCAGTTTTAGCCCATGAAATAAGTGAGCTTATTGTTATTGCAAGTGGTCTTCGCATGTTAAAATCTTAACTGTAGATGAGCGCATTACAATGCGCTTAATACTCTCTCCAGTTTTTGTCTTACTTCTCCAGCGACCAGATTGATCTCAGGATTGCCGACCAATTCTAATACTGATTTTGGATCCATAAATTCAATATGCACTTTGCCTATATCATCCTGGCGTACAACCACATTACATGGTAGAAGCAAACCTATAGATGGCTCCTTTTCTAAAGCATGATGGGCAAATTGCGGATTGCATGCACCAAGAATTTGATAGGGAGGCATATCTTTATTTAATTTTTTTTTCAAAGTTGCTGACACATCTATATTTGTAAGAACTCCAAATCCCTCTTTTTGCAGTTCTTCAGTAACTTTTTTAATTGCATCATCAAATGAATACAATACTTCTTTTCCAAATCCATATTTTATATTGATCATTCTTTATCCATAAAAATTAACTCAAACCATACCAGATGTTATCATTAATAAATAATTCTTAATATTAAGAATACCATAGGATTGGGGATCTGTAGTGAATTATTCTTGTTGTAAACGATAAATTGTTGCTTTATGGACATTAAACGTTTTTGCAATCTCACTTACCGATTTATCTTCTTGCAAAAGCCGCTTGGCCAATGACTTTTGTTCTTTATTCATTTTTTCAGGTCGTCCAAAACGAACTCCACGTTGCTTTGCAGCTGCGCGACCCGCACCAGTACGTTCACGAATTAAGTCACGCTCAAATTCTGCAATACCTGCGAATACGGTCATGATCATTTTACCGGCATGAGAAGTGGTATCTGCCCAAGGCTCGGAAAGCGAACAAAAGGAAGCCTCTGTTGTTCTTATGCAGTCTATTAATTCTAATAAATGCTGGGTTGAACGCGCCAATCTATCCAATTTCCAAACAACGACTACATCTTCAGGTCGAAGCTGATCAAGTAATCGTTGTAATTCTGGACGATCTCTTTTTGCACCAGAAATTTTTTCCTGATAGATACGTTTACAACCAGCTTCTTTTAGTGCAACTAATTGCAACTCTAAATTTTGATCCGTGGTTGAAACGCGAGCATACCCAATTTTCATAACTAATCCCTAATATTTTATTTGCAAATCATATCGCAAAACAATAGACTTTTGCATCTGATTTTTGCAACGAATTTAAACCTTTAAATAAAGGCATTCAAATTCCGTTGCAAAACTTCTAAGTTTAGCAACAACACCTATTGATTTTGGATAAACATGCCTGTTAGTTTTCTCTCCCCAGTACAATGTGACAATTACGCTAAATATCCTACTGACCTACCACCAGATATCGTAGATAGCCTTTTTTTCCTCGATGATCAGGATATGGAGTGGATTGCAAACAAGCGTGGTGACTTCAGCAGGTTAGGTTATGCATTACAGCTGACAACAGTTCGATTTATTGGAGCTTTTATTTCCGACTTGAATCAGATTCCTCGTGTGGTAATTGAGCGAGTTGCTATTCAAATCAAGGTTAATGATCCTGAAAGTTGCATATCAATGTACATGAAAAGTGAGCAGCGTTGGCGTCATGCTGTTGAAATTCGAGCGCGTTATGGCTATATAGAATTTGCTGAAAAAGGTAGTCGTTATCGTCTTGGTCGCATATTATGTGCACTATGCTGGACTGGTACTGACAGACCTGGAGTGCTTTTTGATCATGCAGTGGGTTGGCTATCGACCAACAAAATATTGTTACCAGGTATTACAGTTCTTGAGCGTTTTGTTGCAGAAATTCGCTCCAGGATGGAGTCTCGCTTATGGCGAATGTTGATTAAAAATTTAAGCGCATCACAACAGGAAAAACTGAATGACCTCTTGGTGGTAGAGGATGACGAACATCTGTCATTGCTTGATAAACTGCGTAAAGGTCCGGTTAGCATCAGTAGCACAGCTCTTGTGCAAGCATTAAAACGGGTTGAGTCTGCCCGCAACATTAGTGTTGAATTACCACTGTACCGCATCCCCGCCTGTAAAATAGCAACACTTGCACGCTTTGCTAATACGGCAAAAATTACAGCCATCAACCGCTTGCCGTTTGAGCGTAAAATGGCGACGCTCGTTGCTTTTGCGAATCATTTTGAGTCAGACTCCCAAGATGATTCTCTGGACGTGCTCAGTATGGTATTGCGTGATTTATTCTCAAAGGCCAAGCAAGAAAATAAAAATACACGACTGCGAACTCTTAAAGATCTCGATCAAGCTACAGCCACATTGGTCGATGCATGTAAATTACTACTGAATACAGAATTATGTGATCATGAAATTCGGGACACAATTTATACAACAGTAGGTCATGAAGCGCTTGTATCTGCAGTTGAAAATGCCACTGCCTTAATCAGGCCGCCAAGTAATGTGTTTTATCATGAGCTTGAACAAAAGGAAAAAACAGTTCAGAAATTTTTACCTTCGCTCCTTCGAGTAATAAATTTTGATAGTAATCAAGCGGGAAAACCTCTTCTTGCCAGTCTTGAATGGTTAAAGGGAAAACAAACGGATGAACCGCCAATGGAGATTATTGGAACATCATGGAAACGTAATATTGTTATTAAAAATGAATGTAGCGTTATCAATTGGCCACAAGACGAACCACGACCCACTTATCGCGTCATAAAGAAACTTGTAAAAACCCAAGATGGTATCATTTTGCATAACGATAAACTTTTATATGCTGACCTTATCAATAAAAAAATTAAGGAAATCGTTGTACCAGAGAAAAAACAATCTCAAGTTGAGAAATTGAAAAAATCCATTTTAAACATGAAGGAAGTTCAAAAAAACGCAAATAATAAAGAGCTTGCATTAATAACATCAATAACTGGCCGGGATAGCAATAGAACTACAATTGACCGAACAGCATATATATTTTGTGTTCTTGATAAATTGCAATCGGCACTGAAACATAGGGATGTGTTCATAAGTCCGAGTTGGCGGTATGCTGATCCAAGAGCCAATCTTTATTCTGGCTCAGAGTGGGAGGCAATACGTCCTATGATTTGCCGCTCATTAAATTTAACAATTGACCCAATGTTAGCCATAACAAGCCTTACAGATGAACTACATCAAGTGTATCGGTTAGTTGCTGCAAATATTGATAATAACCCTGCTGTTCGATTTGAAACAGTTAAGGGTAATGAGGAGCTGATTCTAACTCAGCTTGATGCACTTGATGAGCCTCCATCATTAAAAGCATTGAGAGCTGCTGTAAAAGCCAAATTACCACGTGTCGATTTACCCGAGATGGTACTTGAGATAGCCACACGTACTGGATTTGCGGATGGATTTACCCACATCAATGAAGGAAGTGCGCGTGCTGAGGATCTATTAATCAGTTTATGTGCTGAATTGCTAGCAGACGCTTGCAATACTGGACGAGAACCGTTTGTTCGTGAGGACATACCTGCTTTAAAAAGAGATAGATTGGTATGGGTTGATCAAAATTATATTCGAAATGAAACGATAATGGCGGTCAATGCCATTTTAGTTTCTGCTCAAAATCAAATTCCATTAGCTAAGAAATGGGGCGGAGGCGATATTGCATCGGCTGATGGCATGCGCTTCGTTGTACCGGTTAGAACAGTGCACGCTGCTCCAAATCCAAAATATTTTAAATCAGGTCGTGGTGTCACTTGGTACAATCTAATCTCTAATCAACGAACTGGCTTAAATGCTGTAACAGTACCTGGCACTTTACGTGATAGCCTAATATTGTTAGGCGTTGTTCTTGAGCAACAGACGGAATTACAGCCAACGCGGATCATGACAGATGCAGGCGCATACAGTGATATTGTATTTGGACTGTTTCGTTTGTTGGGACTTCGTTTCAGTCCGCGATTGGCTGATATGGGTGGTGCTAGATTCTGGCGGATTGATCCGTTGGCTGATTATGGAAAGCTCAATGTACTTGCAAAAAGTCGTATAAATATAAATCTTGTTCCTCCTGAGTGGGATGATATTTTACGTTTATTGGCTTCATTAAAACTCGGGAGAGTTCCCGCAGAAGGCATTATGCGCACTCTTCAAGTTGCTGATAAACCAACTCGTTTAGCCAAAGCAATTGCCGAAATTGGGCGAATTGACAAAACTATCCACATGCTCAATTATCTTCATGATGAGTCATTCCGTCGTCAGACTTTGGTACAACTAAATTTGGGCGAAGGCAGACACAGTTTAGGTCGTTCTGCTCTGTACGGGACAAAAATTCATACCAACTCCTCGGGCGGTGGTTCGATGCTCAAGAAGGCCATCACCTGAGCAATTAAATCCAAGGTACCCTGCTTTACATTGAGAACCGCATCACGTAGAAAATAAAGACCATAACGAAACACACTGACCTCTTTTCTACCAT from Legionella geestiana carries:
- a CDS encoding DUF302 domain-containing protein, whose protein sequence is MINIKYGFGKEVLYSFDDAIKKVTEELQKEGFGVLTNIDVSATLKKKLNKDMPPYQILGACNPQFAHHALEKEPSIGLLLPCNVVVRQDDIGKVHIEFMDPKSVLELVGNPEINLVAGEVRQKLERVLSAL
- a CDS encoding recombinase family protein; translation: MKIGYARVSTTDQNLELQLVALKEAGCKRIYQEKISGAKRDRPELQRLLDQLRPEDVVVVWKLDRLARSTQHLLELIDCIRTTEASFCSLSEPWADTTSHAGKMIMTVFAGIAEFERDLIRERTGAGRAAAKQRGVRFGRPEKMNKEQKSLAKRLLQEDKSVSEIAKTFNVHKATIYRLQQE